A section of the Primulina eburnea isolate SZY01 chromosome 1, ASM2296580v1, whole genome shotgun sequence genome encodes:
- the LOC140815598 gene encoding uncharacterized protein, with protein MALMGDDGRGYELARKLESHGVWRSWLGDAVYSNFVHFLSSPASWDAFMRPNDSKTKSQIQLQLRARALLYDKASVSLFFQSQQQFPAVSKLNPNYLELHGDDVYFTLENGAQDGDQPRQGLAAWNMAPSKGQSKGSLNAGTRYIESEVDSISQRFKFEELPETWYTLFFEKYKASKSYRLLLGDRESDKRTPEQMATYLRVLENHKRRRTAFNDTPSLLSNLVAVDSNTADETVFFPETMFTLNCVPDSAVLQRSALDNNQKVQFNGVLDNLPQIMSKSSVISPIMIERLGIRPEYLNMEQGGRQTPGKNGSQAREKLLGQEEASQMSQKVVARLLINVGFESSTEAPVEVLTQFLSCHINKLGCVLKLLADSYRKQCSAIELLKMFLQMSENSNLGALAELVKDNTKNVVHQTQQQVLGIHAQLPAHHQIPFQQTQQILRQMNPQMQQMNNPQFLAFQQQQQWERMRRRQAAPRPAMNMNMDKDRPLVQVKMEAPSDFPLDTNALTAINSRHPQLQQQLRQQQLAAISSLHSQANNPFRPMTSLQIPQIPSPNVGMPRAQPVKVEGFQELMGGDSSTKHDSEENKLISPQK; from the exons ATGGCGTTGATGGGAGACGACGGCCGAGGCTACGAGCTCGCGCGGAAACTCGAGAGCCACGGCGTGTGGCGTTCCTGGCTTGGAGACGCCGTCTACTCCAACTTCGTTCACTTCCTCTCGTCCCCGGCCTCCTGGGACGCTTTCATGCGACCCAATGACTCCAAGACTAAGTCTCAGATCCAGCTGCAGCTACGTGCACGCGCTCTCCTCTACGATAAGGCCTCGGTTTCCCTATTCTTTCAATCTCAGCAGCAGTTCCCCGCCGTCTCAAAGCTTAATCCCAATT ATTTGGAGTTGCATGGCGATGATGTGTATTTCACTTTGGAAAATGGTGCTCAAGATGGCGATCAACCCCGCCAAGGCCTAGCTGCATGGAATATGGCACCTTCCAAG GGGCAATCTAAAGGAAGCCTTAATGCTGGTACAAGGTATATTGAATCCGAAGTTGATTCAATATCCCAAAGGTTTAAGTTCGAAGAATTGCCGGAAACATGGTATACTCTGTTTTTTGAGAAATATAAAGCAAGCAAATCATATAGATTACTGTTAGGGGATAGAGAATCGGATAAGCGGACACCTGAACAGATGGCCACATATCTTAGAGTACTAGAGAATCACAAAAGGAGGAGAACAGCTTTTAATGACACTCCGAGTTTGCTATCAAACTTGGTTGCAGTTGACAGTAACACAGCTGATGAAACAGTCTTTTTCCCTGAAACCATGTTTACTTTGAATTGCGTTCCTGATAGTGCGGTTCTGCAAAGAAGTGCACTGGATAACAATCAGAAAGTACAGTTCAACGGGGTTTTGGATAACCTGCCACAGATTATGAGCAAGAGTTCTGTGATCAGCCCTATTATGATTGAAAGGCTTGGTATTAGACCTGAATATCTTAATATGGAGCAAGGAGGACGTCAAACTCCTGGAAAAAATGGATCTCAAGCAAGAGAAAAACTTCTTGGTCAAGAAGAAGCATCACAAATGTCGCAGAAGGTAGTAGCACGATTACTAATTAATGTGGGGTTTGAATCTTCTACAGAGGCTCCTGTAGAAGTCTTGACGCAGTTTTTGAGTTGTCATATCAACAAATTGGGGTGTGTTTTGAAGCTCCTTGCTGACAGCTACCGGAAACAGTGTTCAGCCATTGAGTTATTAAAAATGTTCCTTCAGATGTCAGAAAATAG TAATCTGGGGGCTTTGGCTGAACTTGTGAAGGACAACACTAAGAATGTTGTGCACCAAACTCAGCAACAAGTGCTGGGAATCCATGCACAATTGCCAGCACATCATCAAATTCCCTTTCAGCAGACACAGCAG ATTCTAAGACAAATGAACCCTCAGATGCAGCAGATGAATAATCCCCAGTTTCTGGCTTTTCAGCAACAGCAGCAGTGGGAGAGGATGAGAAGACGACAAGCAGCGCCTCGTCCTgccatgaatatgaatatggacaAGGACAGGCCACTGGTGCAAGTGAAGATGGAAGCTCCATCTGATTTTCCACTTGATACAAATGCCCTAACTGCAATAAATTCCAGACATCCCCAGCTGCAGCAACAGTTGCGACAGCAACAACTTGCTGCAATATCGTCTCTCCATTCTCAAGCCAACA
- the LOC140815534 gene encoding uncharacterized protein codes for MDDTAVVASAIAPSTTPKKGVQFAQKPNFQPLKAHEISDGQIQFRKIPVPPHRYTPLKKAWLEIYTPVYEKMKIDIRMNLKSRRVELKTRPDTPDVSNLQKCADFVHAFMLGFDVIDADALLRLDELYVESFEIKDVKTLRGEHLSRAIGRLSGKGGRTKHAIENSTRTRIVIADTKIHILGSFASIKVARDSLCSLILGSPAAKVYSKLRAVTARLAERF; via the coding sequence ATGGACGATACCGCCGTTGTCGCCTCCGCCATTGCACCCTCCACAACTCCAAAAAAGGGCGTTCAATTTGCGCAGAAGCCCAACTTTCAGCCCCTAAAAGCGCATGAAATCTCCGACGGCCAAATCCAATTCCGTAAAATCCCCGTCCCCCCTCATCGCTATACTCCTCTCAAAAAAGCATGGCTTGAAATATACACACCTGTATACGAAAAAATGAAAATCGATATCCGAATGAACCTCAAATCCCGCCGGGTGGAGCTCAAGACCCGACCCGACACTCCTGATGTCAGCAATCTGCAGAAGTGTGCAGATTTTGTACACGCGTTCATGCTGGGGTTCGACGTGATAGACGCGGACGCATTGCTACGTTTGGACGAGCTTTATGTTGAATCATTCGAGATTAAGGATGTCAAAACGTTGAGAGGGGAACACTTGTCGCGGGCGATCGGGCGCTTGAGTGGCAAAGGAGGAAGAACGAAGCACGCTATCGAAAACTCGACGAGAACGAGAATCGTGATAGCTGACACGAAGATTCACATACTGGGTTCCTTCGCTAGCATTAAGGTTGCAAGGGACTCTCTATGTAGCTTAATTTTGGGTTCCCCGGCCGCGAAGGTGTATTCAAAGCTAAGAGCAGTAACTGCACGCCTGGCGGAAAGGTTTTGA